The following proteins come from a genomic window of Sardina pilchardus chromosome 13, fSarPil1.1, whole genome shotgun sequence:
- the LOC134099999 gene encoding olfactory receptor 2A14-like: protein MKNSTNIVSIILTGYSDIGHIAYLYFTMLLAFYLCIIFANGFLIGVICMNRTLHEPMYLFVCSLCVNELYGSTGLFPCLLVNLISKTHEIPLTYCYMQMYCLYTYATVEYCNLSVMSYDRYMSICYPLQYNSIMTQRRVCILLVLTWSYSFCQYGITLSLNVHLQLCGNIMEKVWCDNYLLVRLSCSETTINNIYGSYATVLTICVPLVLMLYSYIRIINITVSSGYAAKKKSLCTCAPHIVSLLNYSIGCSFEIIQSRLDKANIPNTLRVIISIYFLMIPPLVNPIMYGLKMAKIREVSTKVFKSRRPFSLQ, encoded by the coding sequence ATGAAAAACTCAACCAATATTGTATCCATTATTTTAACAGGATACAGTGACATTGGGCATATTGCATATCTTTACTTTACCATGTTGTTAGCATTTTATCTTTGCATAATATTTGCCAATGGTTTTCTTATTGGAGTAATTTGTATGAATAGAACTCTTCATGAGCCCATGTACCTGTTTGTTTGCAGTCTTTGTGTGAATGAATTATATGGCAGTACAGGTTTATTTCCTTGTCTTTTGGTAAATCTGATCTCAAAAACTCATGAAATTCCTCTCACATATTGTTACATGCAGATGTACTGTTTGTATACTTATGCAACGGTAGAGTATTGCAATTTGTCAGTTATGTCTTATGATAGATATATGTCGATCTGTTATCCTTTACAGTACAACAGCATCATGACACAGAGAAGAGTGTGTATTTTACTGGTACTTACATGGTCATATTCCTTTTGCCAGTATGGTATTACCCTATCTTTAAATGTGCATTTACAACTGTGTGGTAATATCATGGAGAAAGTGTGGTGTGACAATTACTTGCTGGTCCGACTTTCCTGTTCAGAAACAACTATAAATAATATATATGGATCTTATGCAACTGTCCTAACTATTTGTGTTCCACTGGTACTCATGTTGTACTCATACATCAGGATCATCAACATTACTGTTAGTTCTGGTTATGCTGCAAAAAAGAAGTCTCTATGCACATGTGCCCCTCATATTGTTTCACTACTGAATTATTCTATAGGTTGCTCTTTTGAAATCATTCAGAGCAGACTTGATAAGGCAAATATCCCAAACACGCTGCGTGTGAttatttcaatatattttttaatgattccaccaCTTGTTAATCCAATTATGTATGGACTAAAAATGGCTAAAATTAGAGAAGTATCTACAAAAGTTTTTAAAAGCAGAAGACCATTTTCTTTACAATaa